A region from the Silene latifolia isolate original U9 population chromosome 7, ASM4854445v1, whole genome shotgun sequence genome encodes:
- the LOC141592255 gene encoding uncharacterized protein LOC141592255: MAFVVPTSFPSALRRFATVLLLLVALLFLYSLPIEQYLKDFLQWVKEDLGPWGPFVLAVAYIPLTVLAVPASVLTLGGGYLFGLPLGFIADSVGATLGATVAFLLGRTIGKSYVMSKLKNYPKFHAVAIAIQRSGFKIVFLLRLVPLLPFNMLNYLLSVTPVSLGAYMLATWLGMMPITFAFVYVGTTLKDLSDVTHGWNDVSSTRLVFIGLGLLVSVALIMCVMRVAKASLDKALAENGDLEGILASEDAPNLPIVSKQTSDLWQPLVIKIDSSRNDFAQ; this comes from the exons ATGGCTTTCGTCGTCCCCACTTCTTTTCCTTCTGCTCTCCGCCGATTCGCCaccgtcctcctcctcctcgtcgctCTCCTTTTCCTCTATTCTCTCCCTATCGAACAG TATCTAAAGGATTTCTTGCAATGGGTAAAGGAGGACCTTGGCCCTTGGGGTCCCTTTGTTCT GGCAGTTGCATACATCCCTCTCACAGTTCTAGCAGTTCCGGCATCAGTACTCACG CTTGGTGGAGGTTATCTTTTTGGGCTTCCTCTTGGATTTATTGCTGACTCAGTTGGAGCCACACTCGGTGCTACAGTTGCTTTTCTTCTTGGCAGAACA ATTGGAAAATCTTATGTTATGTCAAAGCTGAAGAATTACCCCAAGTTCCATGCAGTTGCTATTGCTATTCAGAGATCTGGCTTTAAG ATTGTTTTCCTTCTTCGACTAGTACCACTCTTACCGTTTAATATGTTAAACTACCTTTTGTCTGTAACGCCAGTCAGCTTAGGGGCTTACATGTTGGCTACTTGGTTGGGAATGATG CCTATCACATTTGCTTTCGTTTATGTCGGAACAACACTGAAAGACCTTTCTGATGTCACACATGGATGGAACGATGTTTCTTCAACTAGATTG GTATTCATTGGGTTAGGTCTATTGGTATCTG TGGCTCTAATAATGTGTGTAATGAGAGTTGCTAAAGCTTCATTGGACAAAGCATTAGCTGAAAATGGCGATCTCGAGGGAATTTTGGCCTCAGAAGACGCGCCAAATCTGCCTATTGTGAGTAAGCAAACCTCGGATCTCTGGCAACCTCTTGTTATCAAGATTGACTCATCTAGGAATGATTTTGCGCAATAA